The Pseudophryne corroboree isolate aPseCor3 chromosome 2, aPseCor3.hap2, whole genome shotgun sequence genome has a segment encoding these proteins:
- the LOC134996174 gene encoding oocyte zinc finger protein XlCOF7.1-like gives MSMFEHRLRHWVMPSYKDQSCISEFLHHSLVMNKDRITETGRILNLTLEIIFLLTGEDFVLTKREKDPATGSDNSCLSDQSPITEPPSYSLANEETTDKKTLELDKAALPAAEKVPVRCEDVAVFFSVEEWEYLKGHKEHYKDVIMESHQPPASADCDSVSSERTTEDERLLGPSHPQGPVLDNVSHDPLAGGCSSRNPADPCETPLYSPGCIEEENRTVTQEYQDEPGHVMYHRQCKEEAVPAEISPGGCSSRTPADPCETPLYSPGCIEEENRTVTQEYQDEPGHVIHHRQCKEEAVPAEISPGVLASWKVQGDSPHSLLPVQGHQTNVPTPDFPLGIILSENSAKDSSRRAHAVPDKAPALKRPIHVTDLVKKQRKVDHSSVNFIGHGDGNQNKEQTTDRMVYKCRRTYYSEIDPAAHQRTNSDERRYLCGECPLSFTDISVLEAHQWNFHRQELGAISAPQRPAPEDRPFSCSECGRSFTKKSTLVKHQRIHTGAFACPDCGKCLSDKTGLILHRRTHTGEKPFACSECGRRFTQMCHLVTHQSVHTREKPFACTECGKCFSIRSVLIAHQAIHARHKTFRCPECGKSFTQKADLATHWRVHSKEPGSTS, from the exons GATTTTGTGCTAACAAAGAGGGAGAAAGACCCAGCCACAGGGAGCGATAATTCCTGTCTGTCAGACCAGAGTCCCATCACAGAGCCTCCATCTTACTCCCTGGCAAACGAGGAAACTACTGACAAGAAGACCCTGGAACTGGACAAGGCAGCCCTCCCTGCGGCGGAAAAG GTTCCGGTGAGGTGTGAGGATGTTGCGGTTTTCTTCTCCGTGGAGGAGTGGGAGTATCTGAAGGGACATAAGGAACACTACAAGGATGTGATCATGGAAAGCCACCAGCCTCCTGCTTCTGCCG actgtgacagtgtcagctccgagAGGACCACAGAGGATGAGAGACTGCTGGGGCCCAGTCATCCTCAGGGGCCTGTACTGGATAATGTCAGCCATGATCCCTTAGCAG gtggGTGCAGCTCTAGAAATCCAGCAGACCCCTGTGAGACCCCTCTGTACTCTCCGGGCTGTATAGAGGAAGAGAACAGGACTGTGACACAGGAATATCAG GATGAGCCGGGACACGTGATGTATCACCGGCAGTGTAAGGAAGAGGCCGTTCCTGCTGAGATCAGCCCAG GTGGGTGCAGCTCTAGAACTCCGGCAGACCCCTGTGAGACCCCTCTGTACTCTCCGGGCTGTATAGAGGAAGAGAACAGGACTGTGACACAGGAATATCAG GATGAGCCGGGACACGTGATACATCACCGGCAGTGTAAGGAAGAGGCCGTTCCTGCTGAGATCAGCCCAG GTGTGTTGGCCAGTTGGAAAGTCCAAGGAGATTCCCCTCACTCGCTTCTTCCTGTCCAAGGTCATCAAACGAATGTCCCTACTCCAGATTTTCCTCTAGGGATTATTCTGAGCGAAAACTCCGCCAAGGACAGCTCGAGGAGGGCTCATGCCGTTCCGGACAAGGCTCCGGCCTTAAAAAGACCAATACATGTCACTGATCTAGTTAAGAAACAGCGCAAAGTCGATCATTCGTCAGTTAATTTTATTGGCCATGGCGATGGGAATCAGAACAAGGAGCAGACCACAGATAGGATGGTCTATAAGTGCAGAAGGACCTATTACAGCGAGATAGATCCGGCCGCTCACCAGAGAACGAACAGTGACGAAAGAAGGTATCTCTGTGGTGAGTGTCCACTGAGTTTCACAGACATCTCGGTCCTGGAGGCACATCAGTGGAATTTCCATAGACAAGAACTTGGGGCGATTAGTGCCCCGCAGAGACCTGCCCCAGAAGATAGACcgttttcttgttctgagtgtggtagATCTTTCACTAAGAAGTCAACGCTCGTCAAAcaccagaggattcacacaggagcatTTGCCTGTCCCGACTGCGGGAAATGTCTGTCGGATAAAACCGGCCTCATTTTGCATCGGAGAACTCACACCGGGGAAAAGCCATTTGCCTGCTCGGAGTGCGGGCGACGTTTTACCCAGATGTGCCACCTTGTCACCCATCAGAGTGTACACACGAGAGAAAAGCCCTTTGCCTGCACAGAGTGCGGCAAATGTTTTTCCATCAGATCAGTCCTTATCGCACACCAGGCCATCCACGCCCGACATAAGACATTCCGCTGCCCAGAGTGTGGAAAGTCGTTTACACAGAAAGCCGACCTCGCCACCCATTGGAGGGTCCACTCAAAGGAGCCCGGTTCCACATCATGA